A segment of the Bacillus pseudomycoides genome:
TCCGACAAGTGCAAATGTTGTTAAAATTGAAAAGGGACCGAACCGTGTTGTTGTAACAGTGAAATCTGGAGAGCATTACGAATATGATGGTACATACTCAGCGGAAGAGCTGAAGCAGCTTTGTAAAAATGGAGATGAGGTAATAGGTGTTCACATTTATCGAAATGATGCACCGATTCCTGATGATGTTATGCTTGTTGATACACCTGGAATTGATTCAACAGATGATGCACATCAATTAGCGACAGAATCAACACTCCATCTTGCAGATGTTATTTTTTACATGATGGACTATAACCATGTTCAATCTGAAGTGAATTTGCAATTTGTTAAAGAATTGAAGCAGCGTAATAAGACGGTTTATCTTGTTATCAATCAAATCGATAAGCATAAAGAAAGAGAGCTATCATTTGAGGATTATAAGAAAAGTGTGAGCCAATCCTTCTCTAATTGGGATATTGAAGTAGACGGCATTTTTTATACTTCTTTACGAATGATGAACCATCCACATAATGAAATTCAAAGGTTAGAGAATTTACTTGCCTCTATTATGAAAGAGCGTGAGCGATATGCGGAAAATGGTATGGAAAGAGAAACGGAATACTTATTACAAGAGCATTTTTCATTCATTCTTTCAGAAAATGAAAAACAATTAATGCCCTATCAAAAAGAATTAGCATCACCTTTATCGCTTGCGGACGTAATGGGAAAGAAAGAAGAACTTATTGAAAATAAACGATGCGTGGCTAGTAAAGAATCGGATGTGAAAAATGAATTTATAAAAGGATTGCAAGCGATATTAGATAATGCTTACTTAATGCCATTTGAAATGAGAGAACTAGCAAATCAATATTTAGAAACAAAATTAACAAAATTTAAAGTTGGCTTGCTATTTGCGAAAGGAAAAACAGAGCAAGAAAAACAACGGCGTTTAGATGCATTTTATTCAGCGTTAGGAAAGACTGTTGAGACGCAGCTTGATTTTCATGTGAAAGAATTTATTGTAGCTTTCTTAAAAGATAAAGAGATGTTTACTGAAGAAGTAGGGAAAGACATATATGCACTGCAAATTTCTTTCGGTCCTGAATTATTAGCAGAAACCATTAAGCAAGGTGCAGGATTTACAGGAGATTATTTGCTTCTTTATACAGCTGACGTTGCGAATGAGTTAAAGAAAAGATACTTTAGGAGAGCACAACAAATTTTCGAAAAAAGCACGAGCGTTTTACAGCAAAAAATGGTGAAAGAGATTGCTCATATTGAACAAGAAATTGAACAATATACTCTGTTACAGACTGCGAAGGAAACAAAATTACAATACATTAAGGCGTATGATAAATACGAGAATTACTTACAAGGTGTTTGGAGCGAACATGTACCAGTACCAGATGGATTACAAGTAGAAAAAGTATTACAAGGTAAGAAGCAGGTTGTAAATGAGAAGTTTACATTACAAGAACAAGAGATACAAAGCGAAAGCATTTCTTATAATGAAGAAAATATAAGAACAACGGCAACATTGAATATTCAGCGTATATTAGAACAAGTAAAAGATGCGGAAATGATACTAGAACCTCTTCCGACACTTAAACATTTGCATCAAGAAGTTGTAGGGAAAAGAAAACGTGTTGAAACGAAGCAATTTACAGTGGCTTTATTTGGAGCTTTTAGTGCCGGGAAATCATCATTTGCAAATGCGTTGCTTGGTGCGAATGTACTTCCAGTATCACCTAATCCAACAACGGCGACAATTAATCAGATTTTACCGATTACAGACGATAAACCTCACGGCACAGTAATTGTTCAGTTTAAATCGAAGCAGGCACTATTAGAAGATATGAAAGCAGTTTATAAATTGTTTCATTA
Coding sequences within it:
- a CDS encoding dynamin family protein is translated as MTNIVQTNSMKKLVCFYEEWQKHGDTENSLKLFEVIQKYKQEQLMIAFCGHFSAGKSTMMNHLYKAQLLPTSPIPTSANVVKIEKGPNRVVVTVKSGEHYEYDGTYSAEELKQLCKNGDEVIGVHIYRNDAPIPDDVMLVDTPGIDSTDDAHQLATESTLHLADVIFYMMDYNHVQSEVNLQFVKELKQRNKTVYLVINQIDKHKERELSFEDYKKSVSQSFSNWDIEVDGIFYTSLRMMNHPHNEIQRLENLLASIMKERERYAENGMERETEYLLQEHFSFILSENEKQLMPYQKELASPLSLADVMGKKEELIENKRCVASKESDVKNEFIKGLQAILDNAYLMPFEMRELANQYLETKLTKFKVGLLFAKGKTEQEKQRRLDAFYSALGKTVETQLDFHVKEFIVAFLKDKEMFTEEVGKDIYALQISFGPELLAETIKQGAGFTGDYLLLYTADVANELKKRYFRRAQQIFEKSTSVLQQKMVKEIAHIEQEIEQYTLLQTAKETKLQYIKAYDKYENYLQGVWSEHVPVPDGLQVEKVLQGKKQVVNEKFTLQEQEIQSESISYNEENIRTTATLNIQRILEQVKDAEMILEPLPTLKHLHQEVVGKRKRVETKQFTVALFGAFSAGKSSFANALLGANVLPVSPNPTTATINQILPITDDKPHGTVIVQFKSKQALLEDMKAVYKLFHYEIATFEEALSQIDTILKYPSPSGKQKTTFSFLRAVQRGYQVVSNHLGEQVQVTLEEFSDYVANEEKSCFVEYMELYYDCVLTRQGVALVDTPGADSINARHTDVAFQYIKNADAILFVTYYNHVFSRADREFLIQLGRVKDTFALDKMFFLINAADLAQSEEELEMVKGYIADQLLQYGIRNPRLFAISSLCALEEKQGKHIAKEKYGVLKNSGITKFEESFTSFMMRDLMLVSVHSLYSALQSADKLLTNMIQGAKQGNDEKEKQIKKYEAEREQLLHIISSYSVLAEEQAMQNEVKELLYYVEQRLFLRYNDVFTEFINPASLRTDGDVKIKLQECLMELVAFMQHDLLQEMRATSLRLEKWMDEAMLRARGEIAVKCKLENESVSINGTADYEYKGILHKEPFPSIEVKHFKKALSHFKNEKSFFEKNDKAAMQEDTKESLEPVVSQYVADEEKLFIHHYKEEWEVKWDLFRTVMQQDIGQYYESVLFALAETIDVSLYEKSKEQLQKQLTAIEKEIQI